Proteins encoded within one genomic window of Thermococcus celer Vu 13 = JCM 8558:
- a CDS encoding shikimate dehydrogenase: MINTQLYGLIGKPVEHSLSPAIHNALFKKHKINAVYLPFEVDDLESAVKGARALGIQGLNVTMPYKERILEFLDGISDDAKVIGSVNTIVNREGKFVGYNTDGIGALKALKRFVEIKNKRILVLGAGGAGRAIAYTLSKLTEVVVLNRTERKAKELEKFGVKGEKLSKGRLEYYSSWADIVINATPIGMNEDRSPVPGELLKKNQVAFDIVYSPLETRLLMEAREAGCLTIDGLWMLVYQGAESFRLWTGIKPDVEFMRNVALEVLKNVQ, from the coding sequence ATGATTAACACCCAACTTTATGGATTAATCGGAAAGCCCGTTGAGCACTCCCTGAGTCCGGCAATTCACAACGCCTTATTCAAGAAACACAAAATCAACGCTGTTTATCTGCCCTTTGAAGTTGATGATTTAGAGTCGGCGGTTAAAGGGGCAAGGGCTTTGGGGATTCAGGGACTAAACGTTACGATGCCCTACAAAGAGCGAATTCTGGAGTTTTTGGATGGAATTTCCGACGATGCCAAGGTGATTGGGAGCGTGAACACAATAGTGAATAGAGAGGGGAAGTTCGTTGGATACAACACAGATGGCATCGGGGCATTAAAAGCCCTAAAGCGCTTTGTGGAAATTAAGAACAAGCGCATCTTAGTTTTGGGAGCTGGAGGGGCGGGGAGGGCAATAGCTTATACTCTCTCAAAGCTAACGGAAGTTGTGGTGCTTAACAGAACGGAGAGGAAAGCGAAAGAGCTTGAAAAGTTCGGTGTCAAAGGGGAGAAGCTGAGCAAGGGGAGACTGGAATACTACTCGAGCTGGGCAGATATCGTGATAAATGCCACACCCATTGGGATGAACGAGGATAGGAGTCCAGTCCCCGGGGAACTTTTGAAGAAAAACCAGGTTGCCTTTGATATCGTCTACTCCCCCCTGGAAACCAGACTGTTAATGGAAGCAAGAGAAGCCGGCTGTTTGACCATTGACGGATTGTGGATGCTGGTATACCAGGGAGCCGAGAGCTTCAGGCTATGGACCGGAATAAAACCAGACGTTGAATTCATGCGTAATGTTGCCCTTGAGGTGCTTAAAAATGTGCAATAG
- a CDS encoding shikimate kinase, giving the protein MRCLKMCNSAVTVVNAFATGKGGAVGIDLRVSAKVKLIDEGVGGEIRVRRERFEDFSLVKAVVETIKDKFGLDFGVKVRIDSEIPVGKGLKSSSAVANALTGAILGELKIELPDIEVVKLGVEAAKRAGVTLTGAFDDACASYFGDLCLTDNRKLELLKREEVEKKSVVLLIPEETVLTSSLKNKNFKVLAPYVEEAFRLALMGEWEKALVLNGLVYGSFLGYDLEPVAKALEAGAIAGLSGKGPAMFAITEEPEKVADVWEDHGEVLITTLR; this is encoded by the coding sequence TTGAGGTGCTTAAAAATGTGCAATAGCGCGGTAACGGTAGTCAATGCCTTTGCCACTGGAAAGGGGGGCGCGGTTGGGATAGATTTAAGGGTCAGTGCCAAGGTTAAGCTGATCGATGAAGGGGTTGGCGGTGAAATCCGGGTTAGAAGGGAGAGATTTGAGGATTTTTCACTTGTTAAAGCAGTTGTGGAGACGATCAAAGATAAATTCGGTTTGGATTTCGGTGTTAAGGTTAGAATAGACTCAGAAATACCGGTGGGGAAGGGGTTAAAGAGCAGTTCAGCCGTGGCTAACGCTTTGACAGGGGCGATTTTGGGGGAGCTTAAAATTGAGCTGCCCGATATTGAGGTTGTTAAGCTCGGCGTTGAAGCTGCCAAGAGGGCCGGTGTAACTTTAACGGGGGCGTTTGATGATGCCTGTGCTTCCTATTTCGGGGATCTATGCCTGACGGACAATCGAAAGCTCGAACTCCTGAAAAGAGAAGAAGTCGAGAAAAAATCCGTGGTTTTGCTGATTCCCGAAGAAACCGTTCTGACGTCAAGTTTAAAGAACAAAAACTTCAAAGTCCTCGCCCCATACGTTGAGGAAGCCTTTAGGCTGGCATTAATGGGAGAATGGGAAAAAGCCCTGGTTTTGAACGGACTGGTGTACGGATCTTTCTTGGGGTACGACCTTGAGCCCGTTGCCAAAGCCCTGGAAGCCGGAGCAATTGCCGGACTTTCTGGGAAGGGTCCCGCAATGTTTGCCATAACTGAGGAGCCCGAAAAAGTCGCGGATGTTTGGGAGGATCATGGGGAGGTTTTAATAACAACGCTGAGGTGA
- the aroA gene encoding 3-phosphoshikimate 1-carboxyvinyltransferase, translating to MIEITPIETIDGKIRAPPSKSYTHRALFLGLLSEGKTKIENPLICKDTLATLNAIRKFGSEAEWNLVESSGKVKPAEINALESGTTARLSIGISALANGESVIDGEGSLRRRPMGPLLKALNDLGIKTKTKSSGFLPVRVFGGEIKRDYVRVDGGISSQFITALLLLGARIGLSIEVLNPVSKPYIEVTLRTLKRANVKVRRDGGVFHVIQGIKARHFSVPGDYSSASFFLVAGAIFGKIRVEGLDRNDVQPDKAILDLLRDFGAKVKVARGYVEVERDELVGQEVDCRDFPDLFPILAVLGAYSEGRTVLRAKHLRYKESDRVRAMALNLTNMGAKLKELDDGLMISKSELRGAVLNPQNDHRIAMALTIAALGAKGRSLILNEGCVKKSYPKFFEDLKGLIGDDGKNA from the coding sequence ATGATAGAGATCACGCCGATAGAAACCATAGACGGAAAAATCAGGGCTCCCCCCTCAAAGAGCTATACCCATAGGGCACTGTTTCTGGGATTGCTCTCGGAGGGGAAAACGAAAATAGAGAACCCGCTGATATGCAAGGATACCCTCGCAACGCTAAACGCCATAAGGAAGTTTGGATCAGAGGCAGAATGGAACCTTGTCGAAAGTTCGGGGAAAGTTAAGCCGGCTGAGATCAACGCCCTTGAATCGGGAACAACCGCGAGGTTATCCATAGGGATCAGTGCCCTGGCGAATGGAGAGAGCGTGATAGATGGAGAGGGATCCTTAAGAAGGCGCCCCATGGGCCCTTTGCTCAAAGCTCTGAACGATTTGGGAATAAAAACTAAAACTAAATCAAGTGGTTTTTTGCCGGTGAGGGTTTTTGGTGGAGAAATAAAAAGGGATTACGTGAGGGTTGATGGGGGCATTTCGTCACAGTTCATCACCGCCCTTCTCCTTTTGGGGGCCAGGATTGGGCTCAGCATAGAAGTTCTAAACCCCGTCTCAAAACCCTACATTGAGGTAACGCTCAGAACACTAAAGCGGGCCAACGTTAAGGTTAGAAGGGACGGTGGAGTGTTCCACGTTATCCAGGGAATAAAAGCCAGACATTTCTCGGTTCCCGGTGATTATTCATCGGCATCATTCTTTTTGGTGGCCGGGGCGATATTCGGCAAAATCAGAGTTGAAGGACTTGATAGGAATGACGTTCAGCCTGATAAGGCTATCCTTGACCTCTTGAGGGATTTTGGGGCCAAAGTGAAAGTTGCCCGGGGTTACGTTGAGGTTGAAAGGGATGAGCTGGTCGGTCAGGAAGTTGACTGCAGGGACTTTCCCGACCTCTTCCCCATCTTGGCGGTTTTAGGAGCTTACTCCGAAGGAAGGACGGTTTTGAGGGCGAAACATTTGCGCTACAAAGAGAGCGACAGGGTAAGGGCTATGGCCCTAAATCTGACAAATATGGGTGCAAAATTAAAAGAGCTCGACGATGGTCTAATGATAAGCAAGAGCGAGCTTAGAGGCGCTGTATTAAATCCACAAAATGACCACAGGATTGCGATGGCGCTGACAATTGCCGCCCTGGGTGCAAAGGGAAGAAGCCTCATCTTGAACGAGGGATGCGTCAAAAAGTCTTACCCGAAGTTCTTTGAGGATTTAAAGGGGTTGATTGGCGATGATGGGAAAAATGCTTAG